The genomic segment CGACGACGGCGATCGCCTCCCCCTCGTAGCCCCCGGCGTCCATCTCGTGCTCGTCCCGCCCGTCGAGCCCGGCCGCGCTGCGGGCCTCCTCCATGTAGCGCGCCTCGCGTTCGCGGCGCGTCGCGTGCCAGGCGTGCAACGCGGCGGCGGGGCCGTCGCCGCCCGCGGCGTAGAAGGCGTGCTGCTGCTCGAGCAGGAACTCGCCTCGCGACTGCAGGCTCGAGCGCACCGCACCCACCGCATCCGAGGCGTAGTAATAGAAGTACAGGTACTCGTTGGGGATCATCCCCAGCGAGCGCAGCCACTCCCCGCCGAAGAGGCGGCCCTCCTCGAAGCTCTCCAGGCGCGCGTCGTCGGCGAGCAGGTCCGGCAGCAGGTCGCGCTCGCCGTCGCGGACGGCGCGCAGCCAGCCGAGGTGGTTCAGGCCGAAGTAGTCGAACCACAGGTCCTCGGGGTTGCGGCGCAGCGCTCTGGCCACCCGGCGGCACAGCGCGGTCGGCGAGTCGCAGATCCCCACGACGCGCCCGCCGAGCACGCCCTGGATGGCCTCGGTCACCAGGCCGGCCGGGTTGGTGAAGTTGACGAACCAGGCCCGCGGGGCGTGGCGCGCGACCGCCTCGGCCAGCTCGAGCATGACCGGGACGGTCCGCAGCGCGAAGCAGAGGCCGCCCGGGCCGGTGGTCTCCTGCCCGACGACTCCGGCGTTCAGCGGGACGCGCTCGTCGATGACGCGCCCCTCCAGCTCACCGACCCGGATCGCGCAGAACACGAAATCCGCGCCCTCCAGGGCCTCCTCGAGCCGCGTGGTGCAGGTGAAGGGCAGCAGCACCCCGCCGGAGGCCGCGGCCTGCCCCTGCAGGACGACGCTGATGCGGTTCAGCCGCTCGCTGCTGATGTCGTAGAGCGCGAGCTCGTCGACCCCGAGCCGCGGCGCACAGGCCAGCAGCGCGTCATACAGCATCGGGACGCGGAAGCCGCCGCCGCCCAGGATGGTGATCTTCACGGCCGCGAGGGTACCACTGGTGTGCGTTGCTGCAAGAAGATGATCGAAGATGGTGGAACGGGTGTTCCGGCGATCGCGGGCTCCGCAGGCGCGGATCGGCCGATCAGGCGTAGACGTCCGGGTTGGCGACCGCCGGGGCGCGGCGGCCGGACAGGACCTCGGCCAGCCCGCCGGCCAGCAGCTGGAAGGTCCGCCGCCGGGCCGCCGGGGTCAGCGCGAGGGCGTGTGGCGAGCAGAGCACCTCGGCACGCCGGAAGATCGGATGGCCCGGATCCGGTGGCTCGGGGTCGAACACGTCGAGCCCGACGCCGGCCAGGATGCCGGCCGCCAGCGCGCCCTCGAGCTCGTCCAGAG from the Baekduia soli genome contains:
- a CDS encoding family 4 glycosyl hydrolase, translated to MKITILGGGGFRVPMLYDALLACAPRLGVDELALYDISSERLNRISVVLQGQAAASGGVLLPFTCTTRLEEALEGADFVFCAIRVGELEGRVIDERVPLNAGVVGQETTGPGGLCFALRTVPVMLELAEAVARHAPRAWFVNFTNPAGLVTEAIQGVLGGRVVGICDSPTALCRRVARALRRNPEDLWFDYFGLNHLGWLRAVRDGERDLLPDLLADDARLESFEEGRLFGGEWLRSLGMIPNEYLYFYYYASDAVGAVRSSLQSRGEFLLEQQHAFYAAGGDGPAAALHAWHATRREREARYMEEARSAAGLDGRDEHEMDAGGYEGEAIAVVEAIARNQGRVLILNTANASSLPFLDAGAVVEVPCIAGSTGIVPTAVGDVPGHARGLITTIKDVERTTIEAAVSGSRELAVQAIALHPLVPSVTVARRIFDAYSAQHPQLRHSLR